Within Amedibacterium intestinale, the genomic segment TGATATGAGCCAGTGCATCATAATCAACACGATTCTGTTTTGTAAAAGGAGTAATAAGAGCCACCATGATTTTACTCATTTAGTTTCCTCCCAGCAAAATCGGCTGTATTTGTTCATTTTCAAGTGCTTTTTGACACGTTTCTTCTATCAAAGACCACTCTGCAACAATGCTTCTTTCTTTTTCAAATGGTGCATCCTGACGGAATGGAATCGCATAAAAATTACGATAATTTAATAGTGAAAAAATATTTTTCGCACTACTGCCTAGCCCATCATTTGTCGCAATTCCAAACACAATATTTTTTTTATTTCTAAGCATAGCCTTTGCGGCAAGTGTTACTGGATGATCATAATCTCCATTTGCTATCTTTGATGCGACACTGGCCGTCATAGGCGCAATTACCATCAAATCAAAATATTTTCTAGGTCCAATCTGCTCTGCTTTCTGTATGGTATGAAGAATTGGATGCGTGGATAGTTGTTGTAACTGA encodes:
- a CDS encoding dipicolinate synthase subunit B, whose product is MLKDKRILFGICGSFCNHAKVLDEIKSLCECNDVQFVVSENVFSTDTRFFKAEEFLNQLQQLSTHPILHTIQKAEQIGPRKYFDLMVIAPMTASVASKIANGDYDHPVTLAAKAMLRNKKNIVFGIATNDGLGSSAKNIFSLLNYRNFYAIPFRQDAPFEKERSIVAEWSLIEETCQKALENEQIQPILLGGN